From Verrucomicrobiia bacterium:
AGGCGATTTATCCGTTGTGGAATCGAGATACGAAGAAGCTGGCTTTGGAATTTATCGAGCAAGGTTTTCAGGCGAAGCTGGTGTGCGTGGACCCGAAGCAGGTCGATGAGGGATTGGTGGGGCGAGAGTTTGACGCGACGTTGCTGTGGGACTTGCCGACGAGCGCGGATCCGTGCGGGGAGAATGGAGAATTTCACACGCTGGTTTATGCGAGTCCGGATTTTGCGGATGGGCCGATTGCGGTGGAGGAAAGAGAGCGTTACAAGCGGAACGGTTTTGCGTACGTTGACTATCAGCTCGCTGCGGCGGGCATGATGTGATGAGTCAAAATGCTGTGGTTTTGTGGACGGGTGGGAAGGATTCCGCGCTGGCGCTGTATCTGGCGTTGAAACGCGGCTATACGGTGAAGGAGTTGGTCACATTTGCGCCGATCGATGCCGAGTTTCTGGCGCATCCTTTGCCGGTGATGTCGCTGCAAGCGGTGGCGCTGGGCTTAAAACATCGCATCCTGAATATCGAGGCCCCGTACGAAGAAGGGTATCGCAAGCAGTTGGAGCTTTTGAGAAGTGAGGGAGTGGAAACGCTCATCACGGGGGATATCGATGAGGTGGCGGGGCAGCCGAATTTCATCCGCACGTGCGCGGAGCCGCTGGGCTTGGAGGTGTGGACGCCGTTATGGAAGAAGGGGCGCTGGGATTTGATGGGCGCGATTCTTGCCGCAGGTTTTCACGTCATCTTCTCTTGTGTGAAACCGGTCGGATTGACGCCAGCTTGGGTGGGGAGGCGCATTGATCGCAAGGCGTTGGAGGAACTCGCGCAATTACATACAGACACTGGTTTGGATGTGTGTGGTGAGCAGGGGGAGTATCATACGCTGATTCTGGATGGGCCGGGGTTTAATCGACGTTTGGAACTAAGCGATACGGAAGTGATCAATCGCGGTGACCTGGCGTATCTGAAGATTGGCAATGCCCGTTTGCTCTTGCCGAGTGAACCGCCGACGGAAGCGGAGTTGAATCTGGCTTTGCCGCGCGAGATGGAGCGGCCTACGAAGACCAAGCGTTGCAGCCAGTGCGGTAAACCATTCTTTTGCGGACCGGGGCAGGGCGGGGGAGAGTGCTGGTGCCAGAGTTTGCCTGCGGTGGGGCCAATCGCGGGACCCGGGGTGGATTGCATGTGCCCGCAATGTTTGCAGGCAAAAATAAATGGGTGAAGAGGCAGTTAGCAACTTCAACCGTTTGTTTAAAATTAAGGCAAGGATTGCAAATCCCGGCACCCCTCACCCCGGCCCTCTCCCCTCCGAGGGGCGAGGGTGCACGCACCTGTTCTTTTTTACGTCCTCAGGTTCATCATGTTTTACAGCGTGATTGTGCCCTCGAACGCAAAGTCTGCCGGGCCGTTCAGGGAGACGTCAGCGAAGCCGCCGTTCGCTTCCTTGAAGCCCACCTCCAGCATGTCGCCGCCTTGCACCTGCACCTTCACGGGGGAGGTGAAGCCGTGGACGCGTGCGGAGATCATCGCGGCGGCGCTCACGCCGGTGCCGCAGGCGAGCGTCTCGCCTTCCACGCCGCGCTCATAGGTGCGCACACGGATGAAGTTCGGTCCCTTCAACTGCACAAAGTTCACATTCGTGCCACGCGGCTTGAAGTGCTCGTGATAACGCACTTCCGAACCCACTTGCGCGACCATGGCCTGATCGGCATCCGGCACGAAAAGGATCGCGTGCGGCACACCGGTGTTCAGGGAATGGATGGCCGAGGCACCTTGCTTGAGAGCTACTTGCTCGCTCAGGCGGAGGTCCTTGGGTGTGGTGAGATTCACCGTTACGCGTTCGCCATGGAACGTGGCGCTGATGACGCCAGCGACTGTCTCAAAGGAGGTGCGGTCTTTCACACCCGTGAGCTTCTGGATATAACGGGCGAAGCAGCGGGCGCCGTTACCGCACATCTCGGCATCGCTGCCGTCGCTGTTGTAAAATTGCCAGGCCCAATCCGCCTTGCCGGAGATGCAGGGCACCAGCAGCATGATGCCATCCGCGCCGATACCGCGCTGGCGATGGCACAACTGCACCACTTGCTCGCGGGTCAGCTTGATATTTCCTGCCCGGTTATCCAGGAGGATGAAATCATTCCCCGCACCGTTCATCTTGGTAAATTGCAACGTCATGTAGGCGCACACTACTTAATGGCGGTGGAAAAACAAGTCGTGGGAATACGGAGATAGGGGGCTTCATGCTTCGGCGAAAGCATTCTTACTGCCGGCTGTAAGCACGGCAGCACGGGGCGGCATGCTACGTCGGACCGCAAATTGGCCCATTACCGAATATGGACTTTTGCCGTGTGGAATTGTCTGGCTGCGACATTTTGATTTTCTGGATTTGATGCTATCATTCATTCGTTAATGCTTCGTAATCAATTGTTTGTCTGGGCTTAAATCAATTGCATTAGCTGCCCTGACAGTGGCTAAAAAGGGCCATTAATTCTTTACAGTCTGGTGACAGCCCATCAAATTGCTCGCCGTGTCGAATCCGCTGTTTGATACCAGTCGTACCTTGGATAGTTCGCTACGGCAGCCCGCTTTGGAGCTGCCGGGCGGTCCCGTGTCCCCAGATGGTGCCATCAATCGTTCTCAACAATACCTTCTCCGCGAACAGAAGCCCGAGGGCTACTGGATCGGCGAACTGATGGTTGATTCCACCCTCGTCTCGGACATGGTGGCCTTCCACCACTGGGATGACAGTGTGGACCTCGAATGGCAGCGCCGTGCGGTCAATCACATCCTGTCGATGCAGTTGCCGGATGGCGGCTGGAATATCTACTACGGCGGTCCGGCGGAGGTGAACGCCACTATCAAGGCTTACCTCGCTCTGAAGCTGGCCGGTGTGCCGCTGAAGGACCCGCGCATGCTGCGTGCCCGCGAGATGGCGAAGAATCTCGGCGGTGTTCCGCGCATGAACACCTTCTCCAAGCTCTACCTCGCCCTCATCGGCCTGTTCCCTTGGAAATATCTGCCCACGATCCCCTGCGAAGTTCTGCTGATCGGCAAGTGGTTCCATGTGAACTTCTGGGACATGAGCAACTGGTCCCGCGCCATGCTCGTGCCGCTGGCCATCATCAATCATTTCAAGCCCACGCGTAAGCTCAACGTTTCCTTGGACGAGCTTTACACCGAAGGCTTCCATGAACGCGATCTCGCCTTGCCGCGCGATCCTGAGTTCATGACTTGGCGCAATTTCTTCCTCTCGCTGGATGGGTTGCACAAGTTTGCCGAACTCTTTGCTCGTGGTGGCATCCACCCGTTCCGCCGTCGCGCGTTGAAGCGTTGCGAGGAATGGATGGTGGAACGCTTTGAAGGTTCTGATGGTTTGGCGGCGATTTTCCCGGCGATGCTCAATGCGGTCATCGCGTTGAAGGCTTTGGGTTATGCACCGGATCATCCGGAGATGGTGCGTGCGCGCAAAGAGTTGAAGAAGCTCGAGCATCACACGGCGGACAGCATGCGCATCGAGCCGTGCTTCTCGCCGGTGTGGGATAGCGCCATCGTGGCCATCGCTCTGCGTGAATCCGGCGTGCCGGCTGAGCATCCGCAGATGAAGAAGGGTGCGGAATGGATCATGGATAAGGAGATCCGTTTCCGCGGCGACTGGTATCAGAAGAATCCCGTGAACGTGGAGCCGAGTGGCTGGGTCTTCGAATACGCAAACAAGTGGAACCCGGACGTGGACGACACCGCCATGGTGCTCCTTGCCTTGCGCCAGATCCCTACGGACGATCCGAAGCGTCGCGATGAATGCTTCAAGCGCGGCATGGATTGGATGATGGCCTTCCAGTGCAAAGATGGTGGTTGGGCTGCTTTCGATAAGGATTGCACGAAGGGCATTTTGGAAAAGGTTCCTTTT
This genomic window contains:
- a CDS encoding diphthine--ammonia ligase, with the translated sequence MSQNAVVLWTGGKDSALALYLALKRGYTVKELVTFAPIDAEFLAHPLPVMSLQAVALGLKHRILNIEAPYEEGYRKQLELLRSEGVETLITGDIDEVAGQPNFIRTCAEPLGLEVWTPLWKKGRWDLMGAILAAGFHVIFSCVKPVGLTPAWVGRRIDRKALEELAQLHTDTGLDVCGEQGEYHTLILDGPGFNRRLELSDTEVINRGDLAYLKIGNARLLLPSEPPTEAELNLALPREMERPTKTKRCSQCGKPFFCGPGQGGGECWCQSLPAVGPIAGPGVDCMCPQCLQAKING
- the shc gene encoding squalene--hopene cyclase; the encoded protein is MSNPLFDTSRTLDSSLRQPALELPGGPVSPDGAINRSQQYLLREQKPEGYWIGELMVDSTLVSDMVAFHHWDDSVDLEWQRRAVNHILSMQLPDGGWNIYYGGPAEVNATIKAYLALKLAGVPLKDPRMLRAREMAKNLGGVPRMNTFSKLYLALIGLFPWKYLPTIPCEVLLIGKWFHVNFWDMSNWSRAMLVPLAIINHFKPTRKLNVSLDELYTEGFHERDLALPRDPEFMTWRNFFLSLDGLHKFAELFARGGIHPFRRRALKRCEEWMVERFEGSDGLAAIFPAMLNAVIALKALGYAPDHPEMVRARKELKKLEHHTADSMRIEPCFSPVWDSAIVAIALRESGVPAEHPQMKKGAEWIMDKEIRFRGDWYQKNPVNVEPSGWVFEYANKWNPDVDDTAMVLLALRQIPTDDPKRRDECFKRGMDWMMAFQCKDGGWAAFDKDCTKGILEKVPFADHNAMLDPECADITARILELLGYENYPVDHPQIQRGIQFVKDEQEEDGSWYGRWGVNYIYGTWQVLRGMRALKVNMNQPWLMRGRDWLESVQLPDGGWGERCNTYDDPVYKGQGPSTASQTAWAVMGLLAFDDPYRPSVQRGIEYLVRMQNKDGSWSEEEVTGTGFPKVFYLKYDMYRNAWPLLALSTYKQLLAKAAKPATALSGNGLNGHDGLNGNGKSHLNGHNGTKVNGTH
- the dapF gene encoding diaminopimelate epimerase, which gives rise to MTLQFTKMNGAGNDFILLDNRAGNIKLTREQVVQLCHRQRGIGADGIMLLVPCISGKADWAWQFYNSDGSDAEMCGNGARCFARYIQKLTGVKDRTSFETVAGVISATFHGERVTVNLTTPKDLRLSEQVALKQGASAIHSLNTGVPHAILFVPDADQAMVAQVGSEVRYHEHFKPRGTNVNFVQLKGPNFIRVRTYERGVEGETLACGTGVSAAAMISARVHGFTSPVKVQVQGGDMLEVGFKEANGGFADVSLNGPADFAFEGTITL